One window of Paenibacillus sp. FSL K6-3182 genomic DNA carries:
- a CDS encoding class II fructose-bisphosphate aldolase, producing MPGAYSKRETVVQFNTDIRVITQTIVEAAKEEKSPFICKVSESALKYMGFNSLLQWRVPGPKKI from the coding sequence TTGCCAGGCGCTTATAGCAAGCGAGAAACAGTAGTCCAGTTCAACACAGACATCAGGGTAATTACACAAACGATTGTTGAAGCTGCTAAGGAAGAAAAATCACCGTTTATTTGCAAGGTCAGCGAAAGCGCCTTGAAATATATGGGATTCAATTCACTGCTGCAATGGCGTGTGCCGGGGCCAAAAAAAATCTAG
- the recR gene encoding recombination mediator RecR: MYYPEPIAKLIDAFTRLPGIGPKTAARLAFHVLRMKEDDVIDFAKALVSVKRNLFYCSVCCNITDTDPCRICQDKSRDNSIICVVQESKDLVAIERMKDFQGHYHVLQGAISPMEGIGPDEIRIAELLRRLSDERVQELILATNPNIEGEATAMYLSRLIKPFGIRVTRIAHGLPVGGDLEYADEVTLSKALEGRREIN, translated from the coding sequence TTGTATTACCCAGAACCGATAGCGAAGTTAATTGATGCTTTTACGCGATTACCGGGTATTGGACCCAAAACGGCCGCCCGTCTGGCGTTTCATGTTCTTCGAATGAAGGAAGACGACGTCATTGATTTTGCGAAGGCGCTAGTAAGCGTTAAGCGCAATTTGTTCTATTGCTCGGTTTGCTGCAATATAACCGATACAGATCCATGTAGAATCTGTCAGGATAAATCACGTGACAACTCCATCATATGTGTTGTTCAAGAATCTAAGGATCTTGTTGCGATTGAGCGTATGAAGGACTTCCAAGGCCATTATCATGTGCTTCAAGGCGCAATCTCGCCTATGGAGGGCATCGGTCCAGACGAAATTCGTATCGCTGAGCTGTTAAGAAGGCTGAGCGACGAACGCGTTCAGGAGCTTATATTGGCCACTAACCCGAATATTGAAGGCGAAGCCACAGCAATGTATCTATCCCGGCTGATCAAGCCATTTGGTATTCGAGTTACGCGTATCGCGCATGGCTTGCCTGTTGGCGGTGATCTTGAATATGCGGATGAGGTTACTTTATCCAAAGCATTAGAAGGTCGAAGAGAAATAAACTAG
- a CDS encoding MraY family glycosyltransferase, producing the protein MVYGLAVLISFAIVFASVPPLRVFALRLGFVDRPNQRKIHNKPIPLMGGAAIFVGCIVTMFIFIGFTPLTWTIVTGGTVLVIIGLLDDASKAKGKDFPIWPRVILYMGAASIPSLFHIKIAGITNPFTHLFISFPDWVSWLTTMLWVFALINMINFIDGVDGLASGVCTLSALTLLTVALVKGQPSTAILAIIVAGACFGFLVHNFYPARIFMGDAGATFLGFTLAVIAVDGAFKKATFITLLVPLLALGLPIFDTAYVMLRRLISGKGLHHADKLHTHHLLMKWGLSQVQTVSFLYLIAALFALLSIILLLVIG; encoded by the coding sequence ATGGTATACGGATTAGCGGTTTTAATTAGCTTCGCGATCGTATTTGCAAGCGTACCACCGCTTCGTGTATTTGCGCTGCGACTTGGTTTTGTCGATCGTCCTAATCAGAGAAAAATACATAACAAGCCGATCCCTCTCATGGGTGGCGCGGCTATTTTTGTTGGCTGTATCGTTACGATGTTTATTTTTATCGGGTTCACTCCGCTCACTTGGACCATAGTTACGGGTGGAACAGTGCTCGTAATTATTGGACTTCTTGATGATGCGTCAAAGGCAAAAGGGAAAGATTTTCCGATATGGCCGCGTGTCATCCTCTATATGGGTGCTGCGTCAATCCCAAGCTTATTTCATATCAAAATTGCGGGTATTACCAATCCGTTTACACATTTGTTTATTTCATTTCCCGATTGGGTATCGTGGCTGACAACGATGCTATGGGTTTTCGCGCTAATCAATATGATCAACTTTATTGATGGCGTAGATGGGCTGGCTTCAGGGGTATGCACGCTGTCAGCACTTACGCTATTGACGGTGGCGCTCGTCAAAGGTCAGCCAAGCACCGCTATTCTTGCCATTATTGTAGCCGGAGCATGCTTTGGTTTTTTGGTTCATAATTTTTATCCAGCTAGAATTTTTATGGGTGACGCAGGAGCGACCTTCCTAGGCTTTACGCTTGCTGTAATAGCTGTTGATGGAGCGTTTAAGAAAGCAACATTTATTACCTTGCTAGTTCCATTACTGGCGCTTGGATTGCCTATATTTGACACGGCTTATGTCATGCTGCGCAGGCTTATAAGCGGTAAAGGCTTGCATCATGCGGACAAGCTGCATACGCATCATCTTTTGATGAAATGGGGACTGAGCCAGGTTCAAACGGTTTCGTTTCTATATTTAATTGCTGCGTTATTCGCGCTCTTGTCAATCATTCTTTTACTGGTAATAGGCTGA
- a CDS encoding pro-sigmaK processing inhibitor BofA family protein: MKTIWLSIFIGSSLLLAVVLLKNRLSWGWLRSFSLHLVLAAGLLYLLNYSGLVPGMYIPLNPITIGTVLTLGVPGVALIVGLQWVVV; this comes from the coding sequence GTGAAGACAATATGGTTATCGATTTTTATTGGATCTTCTCTCCTGTTAGCAGTCGTACTGCTTAAGAACAGATTATCGTGGGGATGGCTGCGCAGCTTCTCGCTTCATCTTGTTCTGGCGGCTGGTTTGCTGTACTTGTTAAACTATTCAGGTCTTGTTCCAGGGATGTATATCCCGCTGAATCCCATAACGATAGGAACTGTACTTACATTAGGTGTACCTGGAGTAGCCTTAATCGTTGGGCTCCAGTGGGTGGTGGTTTAA
- a CDS encoding YbaB/EbfC family nucleoid-associated protein — protein MNNMNQMMKQVKKMQDQMMKAQEELETKTVEGTAGGGVVTVSANGHKKLLSITIKPEAVDPEDVEMLQDLVLTAVNDALTKVDDLANKDMGKFTGGMKIPGLF, from the coding sequence ATGAACAATATGAACCAAATGATGAAGCAAGTGAAAAAGATGCAAGATCAAATGATGAAGGCTCAAGAAGAGTTGGAAACAAAGACAGTTGAAGGAACAGCGGGCGGCGGAGTAGTAACTGTATCTGCGAACGGCCATAAGAAGCTTCTTAGCATTACGATTAAACCTGAGGCTGTAGATCCGGAAGATGTCGAAATGCTGCAAGATCTTGTCCTTACAGCTGTTAACGATGCGCTAACTAAAGTGGATGATCTAGCGAATAAGGATATGGGTAAATTCACAGGCGGAATGAAAATTCCAGGATTGTTCTAA
- a CDS encoding UDP-N-acetylglucosamine 1-carboxyvinyltransferase, whose translation MEKLMIRGGRPLRGTVQISGAKNSAVALVPAAILAESEVVLDNLPIISDVAVYSEILQELGAVVKRDGDMMRIDPSALVSKPMPNGKVKLLRASYYLMGAMLGRFGEATIGMPGGCNFEPRPIDQHIKGFEALGATVTNDHGSIRIHAEQLRGAKIYLDVSSVGATINIMLAASRAKGITIIENAAKEPEIIDVATLLNAMGAKIKGAGTETIRIEGVDQMHGCRHSIIPDRIQAGTYMIAAAATRGDVLIDNVIPKHLEAMSAKLEEMGVQVIEMDESIRIIGGPNYSSIDVKALVYPGFPTDLQSPMTTLLTQANGVSILTDYVYGTRFKHVPELTRMGADIRVEGRSAVIEGGKLSAAKVKAADLRAGAALVVAALTVEEGVTEISGVEYIDRGYDNLVENLCRLGAEVWRETEATS comes from the coding sequence ATGGAGAAATTGATGATACGCGGTGGACGGCCGCTTCGCGGTACCGTTCAAATCAGCGGAGCCAAGAACAGCGCGGTGGCTCTTGTACCTGCTGCTATTTTAGCAGAATCAGAAGTTGTGTTGGATAATTTGCCTATTATAAGTGATGTAGCTGTATATAGTGAAATTTTGCAGGAGCTTGGTGCTGTCGTAAAGCGTGACGGCGATATGATGCGCATTGATCCTTCCGCGCTTGTCTCCAAACCGATGCCAAACGGCAAAGTGAAATTACTGCGCGCATCCTATTATTTGATGGGGGCAATGCTTGGTAGGTTTGGTGAAGCGACAATCGGAATGCCAGGGGGCTGCAACTTTGAGCCTAGACCAATTGATCAGCATATTAAAGGGTTTGAAGCACTTGGTGCCACGGTAACTAATGATCATGGATCTATTCGAATTCATGCTGAGCAATTACGAGGTGCAAAGATTTACCTTGACGTTTCAAGTGTTGGAGCAACGATTAATATCATGCTAGCTGCCTCGCGGGCCAAAGGAATAACGATTATTGAAAATGCGGCAAAAGAGCCTGAAATTATAGATGTAGCTACTCTCCTTAATGCCATGGGCGCAAAAATCAAAGGTGCCGGGACTGAGACGATTCGTATTGAAGGCGTCGATCAGATGCATGGCTGCCGCCATTCCATTATTCCTGATCGAATTCAAGCCGGTACGTATATGATTGCAGCTGCAGCAACGCGCGGCGATGTCCTTATTGATAATGTTATTCCGAAGCACTTGGAAGCGATGAGCGCTAAGCTTGAAGAGATGGGTGTTCAAGTTATTGAGATGGATGAATCCATCCGTATTATTGGCGGACCTAATTATTCGTCCATTGATGTAAAGGCACTTGTGTACCCTGGTTTCCCTACGGACTTACAATCTCCAATGACAACCTTGCTTACACAAGCGAATGGAGTCAGTATTTTAACTGATTATGTATACGGCACTAGATTTAAGCATGTTCCTGAGCTCACTCGCATGGGAGCGGATATTCGTGTTGAGGGCCGTTCAGCTGTTATTGAAGGCGGCAAGCTGAGTGCTGCAAAAGTTAAGGCTGCTGATTTACGCGCAGGGGCTGCACTTGTTGTCGCTGCTTTGACTGTTGAAGAAGGCGTTACTGAAATTTCGGGCGTCGAATATATTGACCGAGGTTATGATAATCTAGTAGAAAACTTATGCCGCCTGGGTGCGGAAGTATGGCGTGAAACGGAAGCCACTTCATAA
- a CDS encoding response regulator: MDKKKVLIVDDQNGIRVLLMEVFSSEGYNTFQASNGKLALEIVKNDAPDLVLLDMKIPGMDGLEILKHVKAIDRNIKVIMMTAYGELDMIKEATDLGALMHFTKPFDIDEMRIAVNMQLRGGNSTSRFAIGS; encoded by the coding sequence TTGGATAAGAAGAAAGTGTTGATCGTTGATGATCAGAACGGTATTCGCGTATTGCTTATGGAAGTTTTCAGCAGCGAGGGCTATAATACGTTCCAAGCGTCTAATGGCAAGCTGGCTTTGGAAATCGTCAAGAACGATGCTCCTGATCTTGTTCTGTTGGATATGAAAATTCCCGGCATGGATGGTTTGGAAATTTTAAAGCATGTGAAAGCTATCGACCGAAACATTAAAGTCATCATGATGACCGCATATGGTGAATTGGATATGATTAAAGAAGCGACGGATCTCGGGGCATTAATGCACTTTACGAAACCTTTCGACATCGATGAGATGCGAATTGCGGTTAATATGCAGCTGCGAGGCGGCAACTCCACAAGTCGTTTTGCAATAGGCTCCTGA
- the dnaX gene encoding DNA polymerase III subunit gamma/tau: MSHIALYRAWRPQTFQDMVGQQHIIQTLQNSIREQRVSHAYLFNGPRGTGKTSAAKILAKAVNCERGPAEEPCNECDACIGITAGHIMDVIEIDAASNRGIDEIRDIRDKVRYAPSEVRFKVYIIDEVHMLTAEAFNALLKTLEEPPGHVIFILATTEPHKLPATIISRCQRFDFRQVSLEEQTQHLLKICREESIQADEDALAYIARLSEGGMRDAISLLEQVSAFAGDRITLDAAVDVTGGMAADHFYQLAEAVKDRHVAAVMPLVESLMQAGKSADKCMENLIYYFRDLLVMKLAPQGGAVTERIVDPERFKMMAEAFTPERLFAMIDTLNRYQVELKHASQPQTLFEVALMKLCTLNDEQSSGGAASASTATSASSSGQSAEVGRLRQQIEALERKLEQAIQNGVGSGNSASSADSAASKQAARTNAVRSSFGGSGGIVRSSVKLDPYLATAGSPEFNQFRMKWNDVLQGVKDAKITVHAWLKDGEPVASADDAILVAFKNTMHRETTEKPANREIIEKVMHDVLGGSFRIVTVMMKDWQAAAAQGASTQKSETLQLEPESSASPQAASRPVWVEEAVKLFGEDLVVVKDKD; encoded by the coding sequence GTGTCACATATCGCTTTATACCGTGCCTGGCGTCCGCAGACGTTTCAGGACATGGTTGGACAACAGCATATTATTCAAACGCTGCAAAATTCTATACGTGAGCAGCGTGTATCTCATGCTTATCTTTTTAATGGGCCGCGAGGAACCGGAAAGACAAGCGCTGCGAAAATATTAGCCAAAGCGGTTAACTGTGAACGTGGTCCGGCTGAAGAGCCTTGTAATGAATGTGATGCTTGCATAGGGATTACCGCGGGACATATTATGGATGTAATTGAGATTGATGCTGCATCTAATCGCGGTATTGATGAAATTCGTGATATTCGTGATAAAGTGCGATATGCACCTTCAGAAGTGCGGTTCAAAGTTTATATTATAGATGAAGTACATATGCTTACGGCCGAGGCATTCAATGCCTTGCTCAAAACATTGGAGGAGCCGCCGGGGCATGTTATCTTTATCTTGGCGACGACCGAACCGCATAAGCTGCCTGCTACGATTATCTCCCGCTGTCAGCGGTTTGATTTCAGGCAGGTATCGCTTGAAGAGCAGACGCAGCACTTGCTTAAGATTTGCCGTGAAGAGAGCATACAGGCCGACGAAGATGCGCTTGCTTATATTGCAAGATTGTCAGAAGGCGGAATGCGCGATGCGATTAGCTTGCTGGAGCAGGTTTCTGCTTTTGCAGGTGATCGCATTACTCTCGACGCGGCAGTAGATGTGACAGGCGGCATGGCTGCTGATCATTTCTATCAGCTGGCGGAGGCTGTAAAGGATCGTCATGTAGCAGCAGTTATGCCGCTCGTGGAAAGCTTGATGCAAGCCGGCAAAAGTGCGGACAAATGCATGGAAAACTTAATTTATTATTTCCGTGATTTGCTTGTTATGAAGCTTGCTCCGCAGGGCGGCGCAGTAACAGAGAGGATCGTTGATCCTGAACGCTTCAAAATGATGGCCGAGGCCTTCACTCCAGAGCGATTGTTCGCTATGATTGATACGTTGAACCGTTATCAAGTGGAGCTTAAGCATGCCTCGCAGCCTCAAACCTTGTTTGAAGTAGCGCTTATGAAGCTTTGCACGTTAAATGACGAGCAATCGTCAGGCGGAGCGGCTTCTGCAAGTACAGCAACTTCAGCATCAAGCAGCGGACAATCAGCTGAAGTAGGACGTTTGCGTCAGCAGATTGAGGCATTGGAGCGTAAACTAGAGCAAGCGATTCAAAATGGAGTAGGTAGCGGGAACAGCGCTTCTTCGGCTGACAGTGCGGCCAGCAAGCAAGCAGCACGTACTAATGCGGTTCGCAGTTCATTCGGCGGCTCAGGCGGCATAGTACGGTCTTCAGTCAAGCTTGATCCGTACCTGGCAACAGCAGGCAGTCCAGAATTCAATCAGTTCAGAATGAAGTGGAACGATGTGCTGCAGGGTGTGAAGGACGCTAAGATTACGGTCCATGCTTGGCTAAAAGACGGTGAGCCGGTTGCTTCTGCTGACGATGCCATTCTCGTCGCATTCAAGAATACGATGCACCGAGAAACGACCGAGAAGCCGGCCAATCGCGAGATTATTGAGAAAGTCATGCATGATGTGCTCGGCGGTTCATTCCGTATTGTTACGGTTATGATGAAGGACTGGCAGGCGGCAGCGGCACAAGGCGCTAGTACGCAGAAGAGCGAGACGCTTCAGCTTGAGCCCGAATCTTCTGCATCACCACAAGCTGCAAGTCGGCCGGTATGGGTGGAAGAGGCCGTCAAACTTTTTGGTGAAGATTTAGTAGTAGTGAAGGATAAAGATTAA
- a CDS encoding radical SAM protein produces the protein MNLVYADKNGNVFDHPDFIALGRSGDMIVEIMEEELIPLPNGATLVSLPFTRPIGLNPSTGEMQALQGGAQAVGALLPQGFTRLCLPGYVKADKNEKLPLFGYTAVVWKDGNFYVTAEQSDDPERWDPLNCDRGELGIQVERILAKYPDNRLYKHLSNCALGYECLTSSNTFLGRWEGAVPVSYSCNAGCFGCISEQPDDSGFVAPQTRMNFKPTVDEIVEIMLEHLREPESIISFGQGCEGEPSTQAKIIVEAMKRVRSQTSLGYININTNAGLTDFMRAIVDAGLNLMRVSTISALDDHYNAYYKPRGYNLKNVEKSLKYASDNGVYTSINYLIFPGVTDREEEIEAMIGFVKRTGLKLIQMRNLNIDPESYLAIIPKAQGEIYGMKQMLEIFREELPGVVIGSYTHVPPAALRR, from the coding sequence ATGAATCTCGTATATGCGGATAAAAACGGAAATGTATTTGACCATCCCGACTTTATAGCTTTGGGAAGAAGCGGCGATATGATTGTCGAAATCATGGAGGAGGAATTAATTCCACTTCCTAATGGAGCAACTCTTGTTAGCCTGCCTTTTACTAGACCCATTGGTCTTAATCCGAGCACAGGCGAGATGCAGGCATTGCAAGGCGGAGCTCAAGCAGTCGGCGCATTACTTCCGCAAGGCTTTACTCGTCTATGCTTGCCGGGCTATGTGAAAGCGGACAAGAACGAGAAGCTGCCATTGTTCGGTTATACAGCTGTCGTATGGAAAGACGGTAACTTTTATGTAACGGCTGAGCAAAGTGACGATCCTGAAAGATGGGATCCACTTAATTGCGACCGTGGCGAACTAGGTATTCAAGTAGAGCGTATTCTTGCTAAATATCCGGATAATCGTCTTTATAAGCATCTGTCGAACTGTGCTCTAGGTTATGAGTGCTTAACCTCTTCCAACACATTTCTAGGAAGATGGGAGGGTGCTGTTCCGGTATCGTATTCTTGCAATGCAGGCTGCTTCGGATGTATCTCTGAACAACCTGATGATAGCGGCTTTGTTGCTCCGCAGACTCGGATGAATTTTAAGCCGACTGTTGATGAGATCGTTGAAATTATGCTTGAGCATTTGCGCGAGCCGGAATCCATCATTAGCTTTGGTCAAGGCTGTGAAGGGGAACCTTCAACACAAGCTAAAATCATCGTTGAGGCTATGAAGCGTGTTCGCAGTCAAACTTCGCTTGGATACATTAACATTAATACGAACGCGGGATTGACTGATTTCATGCGCGCGATTGTTGATGCAGGCCTTAATCTAATGCGCGTAAGTACGATCAGTGCACTTGATGATCATTATAATGCTTACTATAAGCCTCGCGGCTACAACTTAAAAAATGTTGAGAAGTCTTTGAAATATGCTTCTGACAATGGTGTATATACGTCGATCAACTATTTGATTTTCCCAGGGGTCACTGACCGTGAGGAAGAAATAGAAGCGATGATTGGATTCGTTAAGCGTACTGGACTAAAACTCATTCAAATGCGCAACCTGAATATCGATCCTGAAAGCTACTTAGCGATTATTCCTAAGGCACAAGGTGAAATATACGGGATGAAGCAAATGCTTGAAATTTTCCGTGAAGAGCTGCCGGGTGTAGTTATTGGCTCTTATACACATGTTCCACCAGCCGCATTACGTCGATAA
- the rho gene encoding transcription termination factor Rho, whose translation MTDLQIADLEEMKLTDLYKLAKQFQVPYYGTLKKKELIFAILRAQAEKSGLMFMEGVLDILSEGFGFLRPINYLPSKEDIYISASQIRRFDLRSGDLVSGKCRPPKENERYFGLLQVNAVNGENPETASERLHFPALTPLYPEKKLVLETTQSKLSTRMMDLLAPVGLGQRGLIVAPPKTGKTLLLKEIAHSISENRPDIKLFVLLIDERPEEVTDMQRSVKGEVIASTFDELPENHIKVAELVLERALRLVEHKKDVVILMDSITRLARAYNLVIPPSGRTLSGGIDPAAFHRPKRFFGSARNVEEGGSLTILATALIETGSRMDDIIYEEFKGTGNMELHLDRKLSERRIFPALDLRRSGTRREEMLLTKEELEKVWAIRRGMTDTPDYVDNFLKKLKDSENNEQFLMSLDTTVEAKPERSGIKSSTTATSRRPTPRTTHGS comes from the coding sequence ATGACAGACCTTCAGATCGCAGATCTAGAAGAGATGAAATTGACCGACCTTTATAAATTGGCGAAGCAATTTCAGGTTCCCTATTACGGAACACTTAAGAAGAAGGAATTAATTTTTGCAATTCTTCGAGCGCAAGCAGAGAAGAGCGGCCTTATGTTCATGGAAGGCGTCCTCGATATTTTGTCAGAAGGCTTCGGATTTTTACGGCCTATTAACTATTTGCCGAGCAAGGAAGATATTTATATTTCAGCATCACAAATTCGCAGATTTGATTTGAGAAGCGGCGATCTTGTTTCAGGTAAATGCCGTCCGCCGAAAGAGAATGAGCGTTATTTTGGTCTATTGCAAGTAAATGCTGTTAACGGCGAGAATCCGGAAACGGCTTCCGAACGATTGCACTTTCCTGCGCTTACTCCTCTTTATCCAGAAAAGAAGCTAGTGCTTGAGACGACACAGTCGAAGCTTTCCACTCGAATGATGGATTTGCTTGCTCCTGTAGGACTTGGCCAACGCGGTCTAATTGTTGCTCCTCCGAAGACAGGTAAAACCTTGCTTCTTAAAGAAATCGCCCACAGCATTTCCGAAAATCGTCCCGATATCAAATTGTTCGTTCTGCTTATTGATGAGCGTCCAGAGGAAGTTACTGATATGCAGCGCTCCGTGAAGGGTGAAGTTATCGCCTCCACATTTGATGAGCTGCCCGAGAACCATATCAAAGTAGCAGAGCTTGTACTTGAGCGAGCGCTTCGTCTTGTTGAGCATAAGAAGGACGTTGTCATCTTGATGGATAGTATCACCCGTCTTGCTAGGGCGTATAACTTGGTTATTCCTCCATCTGGTCGTACGCTTAGCGGCGGTATTGATCCAGCAGCGTTCCACCGTCCAAAACGGTTTTTTGGTTCGGCTCGAAACGTGGAAGAGGGCGGAAGCTTGACTATACTTGCGACTGCGCTGATCGAAACAGGCTCGCGTATGGATGACATCATTTATGAAGAATTTAAAGGTACGGGCAATATGGAGCTCCATCTAGACCGTAAGCTTTCTGAGCGTCGTATTTTCCCTGCGCTTGATTTGCGCAGATCTGGAACTAGACGTGAGGAAATGCTGCTTACGAAGGAAGAGCTGGAGAAGGTTTGGGCCATCCGCAGAGGTATGACGGACACGCCTGATTATGTAGATAATTTCTTGAAGAAACTTAAAGATAGTGAGAACAACGAACAGTTCCTCATGTCTCTTGATACAACAGTTGAAGCGAAGCCGGAGCGGTCCGGTATAAAGAGCAGTACTACAGCGACCAGCAGGCGTCCAACGCCTAGAACTACGCACGGATCGTAA
- the ssuE gene encoding NADPH-dependent FMN reductase, whose protein sequence is MSKIVIISGSPNASSRLNGITQYVEQQLITKSLSVETITVVSLPAEDLIHARFGSPAIIEANQLVENADAVIIASPVYKASYTGVLKTFLDLLPQKGLDGKIIAPLFIGGTIAHLLSIDYSLKPVLASMGAKLYVSGVYAVDSQIERSQEPNEAPVFELNDELKLRLNETVNELAYELNLRSKN, encoded by the coding sequence ATGTCCAAGATTGTAATTATTTCAGGCAGTCCAAATGCTTCATCCCGATTAAATGGCATAACACAGTACGTAGAACAACAATTGATAACAAAAAGTCTTTCGGTTGAAACCATAACCGTGGTTTCTTTGCCAGCCGAAGATCTAATTCACGCTCGTTTTGGCAGCCCTGCTATTATAGAAGCCAATCAGCTTGTCGAGAATGCAGATGCTGTTATTATTGCAAGCCCAGTTTACAAAGCATCTTATACTGGCGTTCTAAAAACGTTTCTAGATCTACTGCCGCAGAAAGGACTTGATGGTAAAATCATTGCTCCTCTGTTTATCGGCGGCACCATCGCTCATCTACTCTCTATTGACTATTCCCTCAAGCCGGTACTCGCATCCATGGGCGCGAAATTATATGTAAGCGGAGTGTACGCCGTTGATTCCCAAATCGAGCGTTCACAAGAGCCAAATGAAGCTCCAGTATTTGAATTAAATGATGAACTTAAACTTCGTCTAAACGAAACGGTAAACGAGCTTGCTTATGAATTGAATCTACGGAGTAAAAACTAA
- the rpmE gene encoding 50S ribosomal protein L31 — MKQAIHPTYHIITATCACGNSFETGSVKPSLRVEVCSQCHPFYTGKQKFLDAGGRVDRFKKKYGI; from the coding sequence ATGAAACAAGCTATTCATCCGACATACCACATCATTACAGCAACTTGCGCTTGTGGAAATTCCTTCGAGACTGGTTCGGTTAAACCGAGTCTTCGCGTAGAGGTTTGTTCCCAATGCCACCCATTCTACACGGGTAAGCAAAAGTTCCTGGATGCTGGCGGCCGTGTCGATCGTTTCAAGAAGAAATACGGTATTTAA
- a CDS encoding DUF2508 family protein — protein sequence MRNTGQLELKKGMNQMDDIRAEIVEAHREWENANRFFNYAVGKDQVDYAIYCMITAEKRYEMLLRLAKRTSKNWPAWRGVRV from the coding sequence ATGAGAAATACAGGCCAGCTCGAATTGAAAAAAGGGATGAACCAAATGGATGACATCCGAGCCGAAATTGTTGAGGCACACCGTGAATGGGAAAATGCGAATCGTTTCTTTAATTACGCAGTCGGCAAGGATCAAGTGGATTACGCGATATATTGTATGATCACAGCAGAAAAGCGATATGAGATGCTGCTTCGATTGGCAAAGCGTACTAGCAAGAACTGGCCAGCATGGAGAGGGGTGAGAGTGTGA